The Pseudomonas iranensis genome includes a window with the following:
- a CDS encoding TIGR02647 family protein, with amino-acid sequence MSLTPELVAELEVLALFNLDSSQEGLKIHQTAAPKHIAAAQRLFEKELTDQPDGGYLTSLGRDAAQNVQTVLTILKEQETA; translated from the coding sequence ATGTCGCTTACCCCTGAGTTGGTTGCCGAACTGGAAGTCCTTGCACTCTTCAACCTGGACAGTTCCCAGGAAGGTCTGAAAATTCATCAGACTGCTGCCCCGAAACACATCGCTGCTGCCCAGCGCCTCTTTGAAAAAGAACTCACCGACCAGCCCGATGGCGGTTATCTGACCAGCCTCGGTCGCGATGCCGCGCAAAACGTGCAGACCGTACTGACGATTTTGAAAGAACAGGAAACCGCCTGA
- the argH gene encoding argininosuccinate lyase — translation MSTDKTNQSWGGRFSEPVDAFVARFTASVTFDQRLYRHDIMGSIAHATMLAKVGVLTDAERDSIIDGLRTIQGEIEAGQFDWRVDLEDVHMNIEARLTDRIGVTGKKLHTGRSRNDQVATDIRLWLRDEIDLILAEITRLQKGLLEQAEREAASIMPGFTHLQTAQPVTFGHHMLAWFEMLSRDYERLVDCRKRTNRMPLGSAALAGTTYPIDREYTAQLLGFDAVGGNSLDNVSDRDFAIEFCSAASIAMMHLSRFSEELVLWTSAQFQFIDLPDRFCTGSSIMPQKKNPDVPELVRGKTGRVFGALMGLLTLMKGQPLAYNKDNQEDKEPLFDAADTLRDSLRAFADMIPAIKPKHAIMREAALRGFSTATDLADYLVRRGLPFRDCHEIVGHAVKYGVDTGKDLAEMSLEELRQFSDQIEQDVFAVLTLEGSVNARDHIGGTAPAQVKAAVARGQALLASR, via the coding sequence ATGAGCACTGACAAGACCAATCAGTCCTGGGGCGGCCGCTTCAGTGAACCCGTCGACGCCTTCGTCGCCCGCTTCACCGCCTCCGTCACTTTCGACCAGCGCCTGTATCGCCACGACATCATGGGCTCGATCGCCCACGCCACCATGCTGGCCAAGGTCGGCGTGCTGACCGATGCCGAGCGCGACAGCATCATCGATGGCCTGAGGACCATTCAGGGCGAAATCGAGGCCGGCCAGTTCGACTGGCGCGTCGACCTCGAAGACGTGCACATGAACATCGAAGCGCGCCTGACCGACCGTATCGGCGTCACCGGTAAAAAGCTCCACACCGGGCGCAGCCGCAACGACCAGGTCGCCACCGATATCCGCCTGTGGCTGCGCGATGAAATCGACCTGATCCTCGCCGAGATCACCCGCCTGCAAAAGGGCCTGCTGGAGCAAGCCGAGCGTGAGGCCGCGAGCATCATGCCGGGCTTTACCCACTTGCAGACCGCGCAGCCAGTGACTTTCGGGCACCACATGCTGGCCTGGTTCGAAATGCTCAGCCGCGACTACGAGCGTCTGGTCGACTGCCGCAAGCGCACCAACCGCATGCCGCTGGGCAGCGCCGCGCTGGCCGGCACGACCTACCCGATCGACCGCGAATACACCGCGCAACTGCTCGGCTTCGACGCCGTCGGCGGCAACTCGCTGGACAACGTTTCCGATCGCGACTTCGCCATCGAATTCTGCTCGGCCGCGAGCATCGCGATGATGCACCTGTCGCGTTTTTCCGAAGAGCTCGTGCTGTGGACCAGCGCGCAGTTCCAGTTCATCGATCTGCCGGACCGTTTCTGCACCGGCAGCTCGATCATGCCGCAAAAGAAAAACCCCGACGTGCCCGAGCTGGTACGCGGCAAGACCGGCCGTGTGTTCGGCGCGCTGATGGGCCTGCTGACCCTGATGAAAGGCCAGCCACTGGCCTACAACAAGGACAATCAGGAAGACAAGGAGCCGCTGTTCGACGCCGCCGACACCCTGCGCGATTCGCTGCGCGCGTTCGCCGACATGATCCCGGCGATCAAGCCGAAACACGCAATCATGCGTGAAGCGGCACTGCGCGGTTTCTCCACTGCGACTGACCTGGCGGATTATCTGGTGCGCCGTGGCCTGCCGTTCCGTGATTGCCACGAAATCGTTGGCCACGCGGTGAAGTATGGCGTCGACACCGGCAAGGATCTGGCCGAGATGAGCCTGGAAGAACTGCGTCAGTTCAGCGATCAGATCGAGCAGGACGTGTTTGCCGTGCTGACCCTCGAAGGCTCGGTGAATGCCCGCGACCATATCGGCGGGACTGCACCGGCGCAGGTCAAGGCTGCGGTGGCGCGCGGTCAGGCATTGCTGGCCAGCCGCTAG
- a CDS encoding heme biosynthesis protein HemY yields the protein MKRLYVIVFLVIAATAALGLAIAEHSGYVLVAYKSFRYESSLWATLAVIAVLWLLFWGIKVLVELVMTSTGVVNPWSRRNRSRRVQVAIEHGQLDLAEGRWASAQRHLTRAAEAERQPLLYYLGAARAANEQGQYEESDRLLERALERQPQAELAIALSHAQLQTDRGDTDGALVTLQAMHERHPRSAQTLRQLQRLHQQRGEWPAVIRLLPELRKDKVLPPAELAELERRAWGENLSLAAHREEDGTVGLQSLKRAWEQLTSAQRQEAPLVLAYAEQLRQLGAQVEAEEVLRTALKRKYDSHLARLYGLVRGSDPARQLQNAEGWLKEHPADPSLLLTLGRLCLQTSLWGKARDYLESSLRVQRNPETCAELARLLAQLGDTERSNQLFQEGLGLLDERLLAAPLPVAAKV from the coding sequence ATGAAGCGCCTCTATGTAATCGTGTTTCTGGTCATCGCCGCGACGGCAGCGCTGGGCCTGGCGATTGCCGAGCATTCCGGTTACGTGCTGGTGGCGTACAAGAGCTTCCGCTACGAATCGAGCCTGTGGGCGACCCTGGCGGTGATCGCGGTGCTGTGGCTGCTGTTCTGGGGCATCAAGGTGCTGGTCGAGCTGGTGATGACCTCCACCGGCGTGGTCAATCCGTGGTCGCGGCGCAATCGCAGCCGCCGCGTGCAAGTGGCGATCGAGCACGGCCAACTGGATCTGGCTGAAGGTCGCTGGGCCAGCGCGCAGCGGCATTTGACCCGCGCAGCGGAAGCCGAGCGTCAGCCACTGCTGTATTACCTCGGCGCCGCCCGTGCGGCGAACGAGCAAGGTCAGTACGAAGAAAGTGATCGTTTGCTCGAACGCGCGCTGGAGCGTCAGCCGCAAGCTGAATTGGCGATCGCCCTCAGTCACGCGCAACTGCAAACCGATCGTGGCGACACCGACGGTGCGCTGGTGACCTTGCAGGCAATGCATGAACGGCATCCGCGCAGCGCGCAGACATTGCGTCAATTGCAACGTCTGCATCAGCAGCGTGGCGAATGGCCGGCGGTGATTCGTCTGCTGCCGGAGCTGCGCAAGGACAAGGTCCTGCCGCCGGCGGAACTGGCTGAACTCGAGCGTCGCGCCTGGGGTGAGAACCTGTCCTTGGCAGCGCATCGCGAAGAAGACGGTACGGTGGGTCTGCAATCGCTCAAGCGGGCGTGGGAACAGCTGACTTCGGCGCAGCGTCAGGAAGCACCTTTGGTGCTGGCCTATGCCGAGCAACTGCGCCAGTTGGGCGCTCAGGTCGAAGCCGAAGAAGTGCTGCGCACAGCGCTCAAACGCAAGTACGACAGCCATCTGGCGCGGCTTTATGGTCTGGTTCGTGGCAGTGATCCTGCGCGTCAGTTGCAGAATGCTGAAGGCTGGCTCAAGGAGCACCCGGCCGATCCGAGTCTGTTGCTGACCCTCGGGCGCTTGTGTCTGCAAACCAGCCTGTGGGGCAAGGCTCGCGACTATCTGGAGAGCAGTTTGCGCGTGCAGCGCAATCCGGAGACCTGTGCGGAGTTGGCCCGTCTGCTTGCACAGCTTGGCGATACCGAGCGCAGCAATCAGTTGTTCCAGGAAGGTCTGGGGCTGCTGGACGAGCGTCTGCTGGCGGCGCCTTTACCGGTTGCGGCAAAGGTCTGA
- a CDS encoding Rsd/AlgQ family anti-sigma factor → MLESCQNAQERWGGVHLLIDRWLQEREELIGAYDKLGAQPESLSESRKPLQEFCGVLVDYVSAGHFEIYEQLTGEAKAFNDKRGLELAETIYPRIDVITEKLLAFNDLCDEGKCVAEKFKELGGLLHERFELEDCLIEVLHTAHKEEDPVQA, encoded by the coding sequence ATGCTCGAAAGTTGTCAGAATGCTCAGGAACGTTGGGGTGGGGTTCATCTGCTGATCGACCGCTGGTTGCAGGAGCGTGAAGAGCTGATCGGCGCCTACGACAAGCTCGGTGCGCAGCCTGAGTCGCTGTCCGAGAGCCGCAAGCCTTTGCAGGAATTCTGCGGCGTGCTGGTCGATTACGTATCGGCGGGGCACTTCGAAATCTATGAACAGCTGACTGGCGAAGCCAAGGCGTTTAACGACAAGCGCGGTCTGGAACTCGCCGAGACCATCTACCCGCGCATCGACGTCATTACCGAGAAGCTGCTCGCGTTCAATGATCTGTGCGATGAAGGCAAATGCGTTGCGGAGAAATTCAAGGAATTGGGCGGCTTGCTGCATGAGCGCTTCGAACTTGAAGACTGCCTGATCGAAGTGCTGCACACGGCACACAAGGAAGAAGATCCGGTTCAGGCCTGA
- a CDS encoding uroporphyrinogen-III C-methyltransferase gives MSETALPKDDVQPALDAQVETPPPAKEPRRGNGLAIVALLLGAAGVAIGGWGVWQVRHLQNNTQQQSSQVQALNDQAQSLKLNEQRLTERLAQLPGADELAERQRLVTQLQGDQQRLNQRLETVLGASRKDWRLAEAEHLLRLASLRLSALQDISSAQALVQGADEILREQNDPGSFAAREQVAKTLVALRSTEQPDRTGLFLRLGALRDQVIDLTELAPEYKDRGESLLGLTADGDGASRWAQWWDKVSRYIRIDFNADKNVKPLLAGQSLSQVRLALSLALEQAQWAALNGQAAVYTQALAEARDVLKGNFNPDNPQSKVMLEQVAELSKEPVTVKTPDLAGTLSAVQGYLERRNVNAEESVKPFAKPAANAAQEATP, from the coding sequence GTGAGCGAAACAGCCTTGCCAAAAGATGACGTCCAGCCTGCGCTCGATGCCCAGGTTGAAACTCCACCACCGGCCAAAGAGCCGCGCCGAGGCAATGGACTGGCGATTGTCGCCTTGCTGCTCGGTGCCGCCGGTGTCGCCATCGGTGGCTGGGGTGTCTGGCAGGTGCGCCACCTGCAGAACAACACGCAGCAACAGTCGAGTCAGGTGCAGGCGTTGAACGATCAGGCGCAGAGTCTGAAGCTCAACGAACAGCGTCTGACCGAGCGTCTGGCGCAGTTGCCCGGTGCTGACGAACTCGCCGAACGCCAGCGTCTGGTGACGCAATTGCAGGGCGATCAGCAGCGCCTCAATCAACGTCTGGAAACCGTCCTCGGCGCCAGCCGCAAGGACTGGCGTCTGGCCGAGGCCGAACACTTGCTGCGTCTGGCCAGCCTGCGCCTTTCAGCGTTGCAGGACATCAGCAGCGCCCAGGCATTGGTGCAAGGCGCCGATGAGATTCTCCGTGAACAGAACGATCCGGGCTCCTTCGCCGCGCGCGAGCAAGTGGCGAAAACCCTGGTTGCCCTGCGCAGCACCGAACAGCCGGATCGCACCGGGCTGTTCCTGCGTCTCGGCGCGCTGCGCGATCAGGTCATCGACCTCACGGAGCTGGCGCCGGAGTACAAGGATCGCGGCGAGTCATTGCTGGGCCTGACCGCCGATGGCGATGGCGCCAGTCGCTGGGCGCAGTGGTGGGACAAGGTGTCGCGCTATATCCGCATCGACTTCAACGCTGACAAAAATGTTAAACCGTTGCTGGCCGGACAGAGCCTGAGCCAGGTGCGCCTGGCCCTGAGCCTGGCGCTGGAGCAGGCGCAGTGGGCCGCGCTCAACGGTCAGGCGGCGGTGTACACCCAGGCGCTGGCCGAGGCACGCGATGTGCTCAAGGGCAATTTCAACCCGGACAATCCGCAAAGCAAAGTCATGCTGGAACAGGTCGCCGAGCTGAGCAAGGAACCGGTCACCGTCAAGACGCCGGATCTGGCCGGCACCTTGAGTGCGGTGCAGGGGTATCTGGAGCGACGTAACGTCAATGCCGAGGAATCGGTGAAACCGTTCGCCAAGCCTGCCGCCAATGCTGCGCAGGAGGCGACCCCATGA
- a CDS encoding glutathione S-transferase, translated as MFKLYGFAVSNYYNMVKLALLEKGLPFEEVTFYPTQTPESLAISPRGKVPVLGVDAGYINETAIILEYLEQAPKGTPLLPSDPFERAQVLAIAKEIELYIELPGRACYGEAFFGMTLPEPIKEKTRTELLLGFAALGRHGKFAPYVAGDSLSIADLYFLYSVPLACAVGQKLFGIDLLAEIPQAKALLERLEQNPHVQKIAADKDAAMPAFLAMIAAKK; from the coding sequence ATGTTCAAGCTCTACGGATTCGCTGTCAGCAACTACTACAACATGGTCAAACTGGCACTGCTGGAAAAAGGCCTGCCCTTCGAAGAGGTGACCTTCTACCCGACGCAGACACCGGAGTCACTGGCAATCAGTCCGCGTGGCAAGGTCCCGGTGCTGGGTGTCGACGCCGGTTATATCAACGAAACCGCGATCATCCTCGAATACCTCGAACAAGCACCAAAGGGCACGCCACTCCTGCCCAGCGACCCGTTCGAGCGCGCGCAGGTATTGGCAATTGCCAAGGAGATCGAGTTGTACATCGAGTTGCCGGGGCGTGCCTGCTATGGCGAGGCGTTTTTCGGTATGACATTGCCGGAGCCGATCAAGGAGAAGACCCGGACTGAACTGTTGCTGGGCTTCGCCGCGCTGGGCCGTCATGGCAAGTTCGCCCCGTACGTGGCGGGTGACAGCCTGAGCATTGCCGATCTGTATTTCCTCTACAGCGTGCCGCTGGCCTGTGCGGTCGGGCAGAAGTTGTTCGGCATTGATCTGCTGGCCGAGATACCGCAGGCGAAGGCGCTGCTGGAGCGGCTTGAGCAGAATCCGCACGTGCAGAAGATCGCGGCGGACAAGGACGCGGCGATGCCGGCGTTTTTGGCGATGATTGCTGCCAAGAAGTGA
- a CDS encoding disulfide bond formation protein B codes for MSLACSRSLFFMAFIAGAFALGASYYLEYAVGLTPCSLCLVQRLFLTLLCIGCGVAAVHGPRRVGLWWYWLFALGASLGGTTAAWRQVLIQSDSMLQLVKCTPTVESLFSDLPWICALQRMFNGGADCADISWTLFDLSIPEWSLLFFVGVSILAVYQLLRLIWGALQQPVSDEASHHLLVRD; via the coding sequence ATGTCGTTGGCCTGCTCACGCTCCTTGTTCTTCATGGCTTTCATTGCGGGGGCCTTTGCTCTGGGAGCTTCCTATTACCTCGAATATGCGGTCGGCCTGACGCCTTGCAGTCTGTGCCTGGTGCAGCGATTGTTCCTCACATTGCTGTGCATCGGCTGCGGCGTGGCGGCGGTGCATGGCCCTCGGCGCGTTGGCTTATGGTGGTACTGGCTGTTTGCACTCGGCGCCAGTCTGGGTGGTACCACCGCTGCGTGGCGGCAGGTGTTGATCCAGAGTGACTCGATGCTGCAACTGGTCAAATGCACGCCAACCGTGGAGTCACTGTTCAGCGACCTGCCGTGGATCTGCGCCTTGCAACGGATGTTCAACGGCGGCGCCGATTGTGCGGACATCTCCTGGACACTGTTCGATCTGAGCATCCCGGAATGGAGCCTGCTGTTTTTTGTCGGGGTGTCGATCCTTGCGGTTTATCAGTTGTTGCGTCTGATCTGGGGCGCTCTGCAACAACCGGTCAGCGACGAAGCGTCGCACCACCTGCTGGTCAGGGATTAA
- a CDS encoding LytR/AlgR family response regulator transcription factor, translating to MNVLIVDDEPLARERLSRMVSELEGYTVLEPSATNGEEALALIDSHKPDIVLLDIRMPGLDGLQVAARLCERETPPAVVFCTSPDEFAVEALQASAVGYVVKPVRTEHLNEALKRAERPNRAQLSALTRPAAESGNGPRSHISARTRKGIELIPLDQVVYFIADHKYVTLRHEAGEVLLDEPLKALEDEFGERFVRIHRNALVARDRIERLQRTPLGHFQLFLKGLNGDALIVSRRHVAGVRKMMQGL from the coding sequence ATGAATGTCCTGATCGTTGATGACGAACCCCTGGCTCGCGAGCGCCTAAGCCGTATGGTGAGCGAGCTCGAGGGTTACACAGTCCTGGAGCCCAGTGCCACGAATGGCGAGGAGGCGTTAGCGCTGATCGACAGCCACAAGCCGGATATCGTGCTGCTCGATATCCGCATGCCGGGCCTCGATGGCCTGCAGGTTGCTGCCCGACTGTGCGAACGAGAGACGCCGCCGGCCGTGGTGTTTTGCACCAGTCCCGATGAATTTGCCGTGGAAGCCCTGCAGGCCAGCGCCGTGGGCTATGTGGTGAAACCTGTGCGAACCGAACACTTGAATGAAGCCCTGAAGCGGGCTGAACGTCCCAACCGGGCGCAACTCTCGGCCCTGACCCGTCCCGCTGCCGAAAGTGGCAACGGCCCACGCAGCCACATCAGCGCACGCACCCGTAAAGGCATCGAGCTGATTCCGCTGGATCAGGTGGTCTACTTCATCGCCGACCACAAATACGTGACCCTGCGTCACGAAGCCGGCGAGGTGCTGCTCGACGAACCCCTCAAAGCCCTTGAAGACGAATTCGGCGAACGCTTTGTGCGTATCCACCGCAATGCGCTGGTCGCTCGTGATCGCATCGAGCGATTGCAACGCACACCACTGGGACATTTCCAGTTGTTCCTCAAAGGCCTCAATGGCGATGCACTGATTGTCAGCCGGCGGCATGTTGCCGGTGTGCGCAAGATGATGCAGGGGCTTTGA
- the hemC gene encoding hydroxymethylbilane synthase, whose protein sequence is MSPREIRIATRKSALALWQAEYVKARLEAAHPGLLVTLVPMVSRGDKLLDSPLSKIGGKGLFVKELETALLENQADIAVHSMKDVPMDFPQGLGLFCICEREDPRDAFVSNTYASLEALPAGAIVGTSSLRRQTQLLARRPDLQIRFLRGNVNTRLAKLDAGEYDAIILAAAGLIRLGFEERITSAISVDDSLPAGGQGAVGIECRSADHEIHALLAPLHHADTASRVNAERALNKHLNGGCQVPIACYAVLEGEQLWLRGLVGEPSGGKLLSAEARAPRADAEILGVQVAEDLLKQGADDILKAVYGEAGHE, encoded by the coding sequence ATGTCCCCTCGCGAAATCCGCATCGCCACCCGTAAAAGTGCGCTGGCCCTCTGGCAGGCCGAATACGTCAAAGCCCGTCTCGAGGCGGCCCACCCGGGCCTGCTGGTGACGCTGGTGCCCATGGTCAGTCGCGGCGACAAGCTGCTCGACTCGCCACTGTCGAAGATCGGCGGCAAGGGTCTGTTCGTCAAGGAACTGGAAACCGCGCTGCTGGAAAACCAGGCCGACATCGCCGTGCATTCGATGAAAGACGTGCCGATGGATTTCCCGCAAGGGCTGGGCCTGTTCTGTATCTGCGAGCGCGAAGATCCGCGCGATGCTTTCGTCTCCAACACCTACGCCAGTCTTGAAGCGCTGCCTGCCGGGGCCATCGTCGGCACTTCGAGCCTGCGTCGGCAAACGCAATTGCTGGCGCGTCGCCCGGACCTGCAAATTCGTTTCCTGCGCGGCAACGTCAACACCCGTTTGGCCAAGCTCGACGCCGGCGAGTACGACGCGATCATCCTCGCCGCGGCCGGTCTGATCCGCCTGGGTTTCGAGGAGCGCATCACATCGGCGATCAGTGTCGATGACAGCCTGCCGGCCGGTGGCCAGGGCGCGGTCGGCATCGAATGCCGCAGCGCCGACCACGAAATCCACGCCTTGCTCGCGCCTTTGCATCACGCCGATACCGCTTCGCGGGTGAACGCCGAACGCGCCCTCAACAAACATTTGAACGGCGGCTGCCAAGTGCCGATCGCCTGTTACGCCGTGCTTGAAGGCGAGCAGTTGTGGTTGCGCGGTCTGGTCGGCGAGCCGAGTGGTGGCAAGCTGCTCAGTGCCGAAGCCCGGGCGCCGCGTGCCGACGCGGAAATCTTGGGTGTGCAGGTCGCTGAAGACCTGCTCAAGCAAGGCGCCGACGACATTCTCAAAGCGGTGTACGGCGAGGCGGGGCACGAGTGA
- a CDS encoding FKBP-type peptidyl-prolyl cis-trans isomerase, with translation MSRYFILSLCVFFSAAYADEKNTANDAHDLAYSLGASLGERLRQEVPQLQIQALIEGLQQAYQGKPLALSEARIEQILADHESRNAEQASLQSSDAAMENEQRFLSAEKAKPGVKELADGILLTELVPGTGAKAGPDGKVQVLYVGKLPDGTVFDQNTQPQWFNLDSVIAGWRTALQNMPVGAKWRLVIPSDQAYGSDGAGDLIAPFTPLVFEVELRGATS, from the coding sequence ATGTCGCGCTACTTTATTTTGTCCCTCTGCGTGTTTTTTTCGGCGGCGTATGCCGATGAAAAAAACACGGCGAACGATGCTCATGATCTGGCTTACAGCCTCGGTGCCAGCCTCGGCGAACGGCTGCGCCAAGAGGTGCCGCAGTTGCAGATCCAGGCGCTGATCGAAGGTCTGCAACAGGCGTATCAGGGCAAGCCGCTGGCGCTGAGTGAAGCGCGTATCGAACAGATTCTGGCCGACCACGAATCGCGCAATGCCGAGCAGGCATCACTGCAATCGAGCGACGCGGCGATGGAAAACGAGCAACGCTTTCTCAGTGCGGAAAAAGCCAAACCGGGGGTGAAGGAACTGGCCGACGGCATCCTTCTGACTGAACTGGTTCCGGGCACTGGCGCCAAGGCCGGCCCGGACGGCAAAGTGCAGGTGCTGTATGTCGGCAAGCTGCCGGATGGCACCGTGTTCGATCAGAACACCCAGCCGCAATGGTTCAACCTCGACAGCGTGATCGCCGGTTGGCGCACCGCCTTGCAGAACATGCCGGTGGGGGCGAAATGGCGGCTGGTGATTCCATCGGATCAAGCCTATGGCTCCGACGGTGCCGGCGACCTGATCGCGCCGTTCACGCCTCTGGTTTTCGAAGTGGAATTGCGTGGCGCGACGAGCTGA